A window from Pseudomonas kribbensis encodes these proteins:
- a CDS encoding MFS transporter: MPIALLALTLSAFAIGTTEFVIVGLLPTIGADLGVSLPSAGLLVSLYALGVAIGAPVLTALTGKVPRKLLLLSLMVLFTLGNLLAWLAPSYESLVLARIVTGLAHGVFFSIGSTIATSLVPKEKAASAIAIMFTGLTVALVTGVPLGTFIGQHFGWRETFLAVSALGVIAFIGSLLYVPKNIAHSKPASLLQQLQVLKQPRLLLVYAMTAIGYGGSFIAFTYLAPILQDISGFSAGTVSLVLLVYGVSVAVGNIWGGKLADKRGPISALKIIFALLAAVLFVLTFTAANPWLALATVLVWGAVAFGNVPGLQVYVVRQAEHHTPQAVDVASGLNIAAFNLGIAGGAWGGGLIVEHIGLIHTAWIGGLVVLVALALTALSGRLDRLGPVYAEPVEGSRIVAGH; this comes from the coding sequence ATGCCCATTGCCTTGCTCGCGCTGACCCTCAGCGCATTCGCCATCGGGACGACCGAGTTCGTCATCGTTGGCCTGCTTCCCACCATCGGCGCCGATCTCGGCGTCAGTCTGCCGTCTGCCGGGCTGCTGGTCAGTCTCTACGCCCTTGGCGTGGCCATCGGTGCGCCGGTGCTGACTGCCCTCACCGGCAAAGTCCCGCGCAAACTGTTGCTGCTGTCGCTGATGGTGCTGTTCACCCTCGGCAACCTGCTGGCGTGGCTGGCGCCAAGTTATGAATCGCTGGTACTGGCGCGGATCGTCACCGGTCTGGCCCACGGCGTGTTCTTCTCCATCGGTTCGACCATCGCCACCAGCCTGGTGCCCAAGGAAAAAGCAGCGAGTGCGATTGCAATCATGTTCACCGGCCTGACCGTGGCGCTGGTCACCGGCGTACCGCTGGGCACCTTCATCGGTCAGCATTTCGGCTGGCGTGAAACCTTCCTCGCCGTGTCGGCGCTGGGTGTCATCGCGTTCATCGGCAGCTTGCTGTACGTGCCGAAAAACATTGCCCACAGCAAACCGGCTTCGTTGCTGCAACAGCTGCAAGTACTCAAGCAACCACGCCTGCTGCTGGTCTATGCCATGACTGCCATCGGTTACGGCGGCTCGTTCATCGCCTTCACCTATCTGGCGCCGATTCTTCAGGACATCTCGGGTTTCAGCGCCGGCACGGTCAGCCTGGTGCTGCTGGTGTACGGCGTATCGGTGGCCGTCGGCAATATCTGGGGCGGCAAACTGGCGGACAAGCGCGGACCGATCAGCGCCCTGAAAATCATCTTTGCCCTGCTCGCCGCCGTGCTGTTCGTGCTCACCTTCACCGCCGCCAATCCGTGGCTGGCGCTGGCCACCGTGCTGGTCTGGGGTGCCGTCGCCTTCGGCAACGTGCCGGGCCTGCAGGTGTATGTGGTGCGTCAGGCTGAACATCACACGCCGCAAGCGGTGGATGTGGCTTCAGGGCTGAACATTGCTGCGTTCAACCTCGGGATTGCCGGCGGTGCCTGGGGTGGCGGGCTGATTGTCGAGCACATCGGCCTGATCCACACCGCATGGATTGGTGGACTGGTAGTGCTGGTGGCATTGGCCCTGACCGCGTTGAGCGGTCGCCTCGACCGGCTGGGCCCGGTGTATGCCGAACCGGTTGAAGGCTCCCGCATCGTTGCCGGCCACTGA